The sequence below is a genomic window from Salvelinus fontinalis isolate EN_2023a chromosome 19, ASM2944872v1, whole genome shotgun sequence.
agaacagcctcaattcgtcagggaaaggactctacaaggtgctgaaagcgttccacagggatgctggcccatgttgactccaattcttcccacggttgtgtcaagttggcaggatgtcctttgggtggtggacaaggCATAAAATTAACACCCACCACCTGCCAAATGCGGGTGGATTTTAGCATTGGCGGATGTCTATTTCACCAGTAATGTTGGCATTTATTGTAAAATAAATGCTGCAGTAGCTGTTTCCAAGTATTTCTGCAgttttgtttcatagctggtaAATGAATCGCACAAATCCTATATAGCCTATCACACCTCACCCTGCAACACTGCCTAGCTGGGAGCTGTGCTCATGTGAAAGATTCATTTTTCGAAGGGTCGCGCACAGGCTTAAAAGTTGGACTAATTTAGTTGAAATGAAAGTCTACTGAAGTGAGACtgtccttgtgtttcttggctatttacattgttttgttcacaagcgaggttgtttttctatgtttgagTTTCAACTGCTAGGGAAGAGAAAACAACGCTGCTACTAAGTCAGACTCAATCTCACAGGCACAAATATGACTAGAGTCGCATCACCACGGTAACCTCCTGCCCTTAAAGGGGCAGTTGAACATTTTTTGTCTCTTCTTTGATATTTTGGTTAAGACTCAGGTCACAAAAAAGAAAATGAAAcaatataccacattacttcTTACCAGAGTTGTAGACTCGAGTCTGACTCAAGTAAAACATGTGATGGACTTGAGACTCGACTTCATTGAAAAGCAAATAACTTGACACTTGACTTGGACCCTCAAGACTTGGGACTAGACTTTGACTGATGTCTGGCCAGGTTTGGTAATGTTTTGTCACTCATTTTGTGGAACAAAGTCTACGTGGATTACTCTACACGCAGCCAGAGACAGTAACCGCAGCATTGACCgtacaaaaaataaaaacatttaaaaaaaagctgCAACTGATTGGCTAGTGAAAAGCACACTAGGCACTGATTGGACAAGCAAACTGTCAACCAACACAGGTTGGTGAGCTAGCAAACAGATTGCTGATTTCCTGTACAGCTATAGGATCAGGTGCAGCGCAAACATCAAATTGTAGGGAGAGAAGATTTTCCTAAATAAATATGCAGCTCCAAAAAAGGTTTGGTGATCAAGAATATTAACTGTTTACTTTGCAAACTCACCAGCAATGGAGCAACAATTACTATCATCGGCCTACTGTTTTTTTGGTATGTAACAATTGCTTGAAATGTATCATTTAATTATAAAGCTTGCATTTGGAATTTGTTGTTAAATTTAAGTATCACTGTGGCGGAGACACACCATAAGAGTGGAGAGTGCTTTTTCTCCACTTGTTGAAATGTTTGCTGTTGCTTTCACACGTTTAAATGCAGGCCCTATGTGGTAAATCTATTCCATCCAATACAATAATTACTAGCGTTTCACCATTCCATCCCCATACCGTTTATTGCAACATGTAGACTTTTCTGTTTCATAGGCCATCGATACATTTTCATTTTATTGCCAACCATTTCTTACCTTGCTCTGAGTGGGCGCAAAGTTTATAGTGCACATGAACGTTCGCAAGATTCATGAGGTAGAAGTTCTGCTTATTTAATTCAATGTCTGATTTCCTTTGTTCATATTTGCCTTTCCTGAGTTCCGTGTGTCtgttgccgcgttcaaaacaactgggaaaaaacaagctccgactgggGGAAAAATAATcgatttgaacggtcatccaacttggaattccaaaTCTGGAACTCGGTCCTTTCTAGAGATCCGACTTTCAAACCAGAAAGTtaactgacgtcatgatttgacctcgtatttttcccTGAGTTCACAGTTTTTTTTGAACGCGGCATAAGTCCTACGTCTCTGTCATTTTTGTTATGCGCACCTCAGTGAGCATTGAAAAAGGCTACGTGGCCTGCGCTCCACACTTCGGAGTCAGAACGTTGAATAAGAGAAAATGATTGTTAATAATCATTAAGATGAATGTCCCAATGTAACAATAGATGTGGAAATTGCCTTTTACATTGTAGAACCAGTTTATTGGTTGTAATTGCCAAATTGGGTAATTGTATGGTCCTGGGTGCCGAGTGCTCatttaatgtaggcctacctgtttgagCTCCTGTTAGACAGAGTCCATTTGGTTTCTCAAGGGGAGTCTATACAGTCTTGCCTTCTACCTGTGTCCATTCAGATAGGTTAAGCCTGATACAGAGGCTATTTCTTTTGGGCTATTGCAATTGTGTATATTTGGTCAATCTACTTGTATATTTTGTATGATATGGCGCTTTCACCATTGGATCACCAAGACCTGTAAATAAATGTACACTGATCAAGTCAACCTGCCTTACCTTCTGCTGATTTCAGAATGTCCATACATGTCCATATTTTACAATTACATAGGCTACTAAAGATATGttgtagacaaaataatgaaaagggcTGTCTGGTAGCGTCAATAAATAGACAAAGATTTGTCATCGAACAAGTAGTTGTATATATAGATTTAGTTTTTACTTGACTTGCTCTTAGAATGTACTCAGTCTTTTCCCGTTCTACTTGGGACTCCACTTGACTCGGACCCTGTGACTCAAATAATAGTTACTTGATCCCACCTTTGCTTCTTACTAGTAACGCATttattgttttagaaacattgCAAAGCATTGCTCATCcgtttttgtgttttgttggtgtaaTTTTTGCAGGGAAAAAATATTTTGGCATGtaaaaaaatctgagtggctGGTAGATTTTTTTATCTACCTGCCATAGTCGCTGATGGACCAAAAAGTACATTTTAGGCcctggtggtggaccattcttgatacacacgggaaactgttgagtgtgaaacacccagcagcgttgcagttcttgacacactcaaaccggtgcgcctggcacctaataccataccccgttcaaaggcacttaaatcttttgtcttgctcattcagatggtgaatgggcaagacaaaatatttaagtgcctttgaatccATGTCTCACAGCTTaattctttgggataggggggcgctattgtcactgggaaaaaatcgtgcccaatttaaacggcctcgtagtCTATTCTAGATcgaacaatatgcatattattattactattggatagaaaacactcaagtttctaaaaccgtttgaattatatctgtgagtaaaacagaactcattttgcagcaaacttcctgtcaggaagtgaaaaatctgaaatcgaggctctgttccagggccttcctattcatttgcttgaaatctatggatatacatgcacttcatacgccttccactagatgtcaacaggcagtgagaggttgaatggggtgtctagcttgatctgaggtcgaacaagagctcttggaatgacgtgaccccaaattttctttgttcagcaaggcgcgggaaggaaccccggattgccttctgaaaagctttcggtatagacggctaatatctccggctttgattttatttgatacatgtgataatatcatcgtatagtatgttttttcaatatagctttatcagattattgaacgtttatcgggagttttggcattttccgttctctgcgtttggtgaagatggacaacttcgcgccacttggctagctttggttgctaattcgacaggagaagaggacattctaacaCCAAACaatgattattctggacaaaggactcttgtacaacattctgatggaagctcagcaaaagtaggaaccatttatgatgttatttcgtatttctgtggaaaatgtttagtactattttccgccctcattgcaggcgctgtctcgctataacgtaagctgtatgtcgtactaaagttatttttagaattctaacacggcgattgcattaagaactagtgtatctttcatttgctgtacaacatgtattttttagtaaagtttatgatgagttctttgattagatgagtgtcagaaatatatccggataattttgtgcagtttggctacgtattcacattgtaaaaccacgatttgtaccgctaaatatgcacattttcgaacaaaacatatatgtattgtgtaacatgatgttataggactgtcatctgatgaagtttgtcaaggttagtgaataaaagTATATCTTTGGCGTTTTTTTTGAGATCGCTaactttgcggtgaatgaatgcggttgtgtggttggctattgtggtacgctaatataatgctatattgtgtttgctgtaacacacttaaaaaaatctgaaatattggctggattcacaagatgtttatctttcatttgctgtacaccatgtatttttcataaatgttttatgatgagtatttaggtatttcacgttgctctctgtagttattcttgctgcttcgggggtatttgtgattgtagctgcaatgtaaaactatgatttatacctgaaatatgcacattttcgaaacaaaacatagatttattgtataacatgttataagactgtcatctgatgaagttgtttcttggttagtgactaattctatctctatttgggggttttgtgcaagctacctgtgatgtgaaagaaatgtctgtgtttttttgtatttggtggtgagctaacataaatatacgtggtgtttgctgtaaaacatttttattttatttttaatcggacatgttggctggattcacaagatgtttatctttcatttgctgtattggacttgttaatgtgtgaaagttaaatatttctaaaaaatgtttattgaatttcgcgcgctgccttttcagtggaatgtggggggggagCCTAGACaggttttttaaaacattttttaacccatctcctcccctttatctacactgattgaagttgatttaacaaattacatcaataagggatcatagctttcacctggattcacctggtcagtctgtcacggaaagagcaaggtgttcttaatgttttgtacactcagtgtacatgttccttcctaaatggcacccatagggcactggtcaaaagtagtgcactatgtagggaatacggtgccatttgggacgcatcacAGTAACAGCAGGTTTTCTAGTGGCGAGAGGGCACAGTACCTTGGTGCTCCACAGCTTGACGGTCCAGTCAAAGGAGGAGGTGACAAACAGATGGGAGAAGTCAACAGGCCCGGTCGCTGTGTGACAGTCTATCCCTGTGATAGGCCCGTGGTGGCCCTCAAACATCTCACTGATCCCTGCTTTACTGTGGACCAAACATACAACACACAGGGGATAAGAAAACAATACATAGCCAACACCACGTTACATTAATTTCCCCCTGATGAAACATTAGCATATATAACGTGATATCATTACCAAAATAATATACATGAAATATTCAAGCATATATTTCTGACTTTGAGCACACAAGGTTTGGTCAAGACCTCACTTTTTGTCTCAATTTACATCGGAAATAACATTTAAGTTGAAAGAACTCCCCTTTTAATGTGCCATGGATGTAGATTCCCAGCTCGGTGGTGAGAGAGGGGCAGTCTTCATCTAAAGAGCCACATGTTGCAGAGCTGTTACTAGGCTGTGGCTCTGATAATTACCTCGAGAGATAAATACCCAGCATGAGAGATGCTTATGCGTTATTAACTGGGATGAGAGTATCATACCATTAGAAAATTAGCTGGAAAATTAGTCCCTCAATTACAGAGGTGATCATGCAACGCAGAACCTGGCAACTATCCCCTTCTCGGCGATCTCCGGGCATAACGCAGGACATAAGCGATAGCACCGTAGCTCAGAGATTTGTCCCTCCATCGCAGGCAGGAAGCACTCGAGTCAAGCCACGCGGCTCTGTCGCCTCACAAGTGGACACACTGACTGTTTGCTTGGGCCaccctctgtctttctcgctctcaAACGAGAGCCTTGTGTAACGATCCTCAGATGAGTCTCTTTGGGACATCCGGTTTTAAACAAACTCCCTCACACCGAGGGAGGACTCCTCCAGAAGAAATTATATCTTTCCCCTCCATGTGTGTCCCGTTTATGTTGCGCGACCTTTACAAACATAACTGACAGAAGCGAAGCAACACAGGATGACTGGGGTAGGAGTGAAAACCTCAAAACAGCAGGAGATCAAGTGTTGGATTCATATTGCTTGGGGAAGTGAGGGGGGTGTATTTATTTGACATATCAAATCAaaagtatttataaagccctttttgcctcagcagatgtcacaaagggcttatacagaaacccagcctaaaaccccagagagcaagcaatgtagaagcacggtggctgggaaaggttcctgcctttctagggagtttatgACGAAATACTGTTTTAAACCGGGGCCTAACAAGCCTCCTCACTTTCCTGGAGGTATCTGCCTAGCCGGAGGCAATGGGGACGCAGGGGGCTGGGTGGGTGGGGTTCTGGTTAATATTGTTGTACCTTCCATGACGACACGCCATGTAGACGGACCCGTCCTCGCTCCCCACGGCAAAATTGTTGACATCTCCGAGGGGGAAAGACATGGAGGTGACAGCGACGGCCTTCGACTGCTTGAACACCAGCTCCAGGCTGTCCTGTAGATTAGAGGGAGGGAACAGAGTAGAATAACATTCCCAAccagctctctctctgccccgGCCTGCATGTTAATACACTGCATAACCGAAATTAGCAatttaaataaatgatttaaagcTAGCAATTTAAATAAATGATTAACATTTGATGTGTGGGTTCGGCAGCGCTGTTGGATTGCCATTGCTAGCAGAGTTCATTTCCttgaattaaaaataaattatttGAGCGCAAAAATAAGTTTAGTGAGTGCCCCCCCAAAACGTAGCGGCTGAAACAAATGGGTTTAGTGAGGTCCCGGTGTTTGACATGCCCTATAAAAATGGGCCGACGTGAAGTGTGTGGAGAATAGGCGGAGCGTGATGGGCGGTACCTACCTGCGGTTGAGACAGCATGTCCAGGCTCCAGGAACACATCTTGCCATCGGTAGAGATGCTAATGAGGTTGTGGGCGTTCTGGGTGCCCACCACATTCACACAGTACACTGGGTGCTgcacagagggggagacaggggaacaagGCCCCCCACGATCAGTCTGTTTACAACACACCGGCGTCACCATTGTTTCTGCACTCTGCTCGTCTGACCATGTGTTCAATGTAACTGTTGAGATAAAATCATTTTGGTGATGGTTGATTGGCAGATgagtgtgttgtgttatgttataCCGTGTGTGCTGCTGCTGACAGAGGGGTCCTCTGCACGGGGGTCCTCTTGTTGCTCCTGTTGTCCCACAGAACGATCTGCCCCGAGTAGGTGCCCCccaccaccaggttagggtggaaTCTGGCAAAGGCGGCCGACATCACTGCAGACTggcgcacacagacagagagtgtgtgtgcgtaagAGACAGGGCCATGTCAGCGTCTGCTGAGACTAACGAGTGCACGGTGAAACGGCGACAGCTCTCTGGTGATGTACGTCTATGTCACCTCCAATCAAAAAACATCTGCGTGCCCCCCCCCGACCCCTATTTCAGACCAGCTCAAAATAATACACAGACCTGGGCCATTCAGGGTAGCGCAGCAGTATGCCAGTGTGCTGTACAGCCGGCTGCTCATTTTCATTTACACTTAAACTATCCTGTGTTTTCCATGACTCCCACTTCACCCCTCATGGCAAAGCCTCCTGCTGGAAGCTACTCACGACAGGATATATCAGGTATGGATTATGTCTACATTATTCGTGCTAGTTTATTATGTGTGGTCTCTTTACTTGGTCTCTGGCTGCCTGGTCCAAGCCCTACCTTCCCCGTAGCCTGAAACACACCCCCCGTAAACCTAGCCATATGtaatcattcattcattcatccatccatccatccaagtcaatttttttccaaaaaggtgagaaaaaaaaaaaagacattttattttaaaaacacATTCCCAGCTCACTTGGAGGCATAGAGAAAAATGAGTTCACACTTCTGCTCAGTTTTATTTCGTCGAAGCAATGTGCCTGGGACTACATCCGCTCTGGCGGAAGCAACATGTGGTTCTACTCAACCCGTCTTGGTCTGGGAACCTCAGGGCACGCAGGATAATAAGGAGTGGAggagctgctctctctctgctgaacACAGGGCCCTTGTTTAGGTACACATGATAACCACACCAGCACTGCGCAGCACAGCACAAGTAACACTACTGCTGCAGCCCCTTAAACCCCGGCCAGCTATTGCACCACCGCTCTTCTCCGGCGCCTCACTAACATGTGGATAGATGTGGTGGTCAACGCCAGCCCGGTGAAATCACAATgtggatgagaaagagagagagaggcagagagaagtgGGAGGGATGGTTGGCggtgtgccacacctgtcagggagAGAGCCACCCATGAggcagagggaaggggagggaggggacagagagagagagagagaggggccctGGGTGGCTTTAGTACCTGGCAGTGGAAGACGTATTCCGGAGTGTTCTTCTTGTACTTCATGTTCCAGACCAGGGCCACCCCGTCCGGCTCGTGGGGGGCTTCCTCGTTGTTGTTGTATGAGGCAACCAGCAGCTCAGGATACTGGTGACAGACAAATCAGCCCAAATGAATGTCAAGAGGAAGTAGACATGGCCTCCAGGCTTGGCTCCATGTGAACAAGCCTGCCCTCAGCAGTGCCGGTGAATGCCGAGCAGAATGCGTAACCACCCCCTTCTCCAACAAGATTTATGGCCGGGAAACTTTTCCCCCAACAGCGCAGTCTGGTAAATAACGTTTGGATGCTACGGCTTGGCATAATGTTAAAGGACTAGGGGACTAGACTTCTGAGAGAGATGAGTGAACCACGGTAGTAAAGTTGGCCACTGCAAGTCGTTGGAGACCTTTGAAACACAACCCCAGCGCACACTAAAAACACAGGGAGAAACGGCTGAGGAAAGAAATGCTTGAAAGACCTGCTCTCAAACACTTACCAGATGTAAACAAACCATTAACCTCTGCTGCTTCTCATATTGGAACAACTGAAGTTTACAGTCGGCGAATACACAATTTAGCACAAGGGAATGGATATCCCTCTGAGCAAGCAACGCAGTGGCGAACAATGAGTCGGTGTTCAATCACTGTCAGAAGACATTGTAGAACTAGGATCAAATGAAGAGACATAGGGGGAAACAAATGATTACGGGCTCATACTAAGTGACAATTTGTGCACGACACGGCCCCGGCTCCCGGGGGAACGTGGCTAAATGTCTAATATGAAAAACGAGTGCTGTGTTTATGGTACAGATTTCGGGCAGTGGTGAGGTAGCTAAAGACTCAACAATGTGTTAACGTACTTCCTTCTAACAGTAAACAACTTGTGGTTGAATTCGGACACGCAGCGACGCAGTGTGACATGATTCACAAAGACACAGGGGCCAGTGAAACCATCAACAACGACTGCTGGCGTTTTGACTCAGTGACTAAGTCAGTGAAAAGGTCGCGTCATGACGATGAGCCAATGGTGACTGATGGTGTTGTGTTTAACCGGTGTAGGGTGAAGTTccccctagatgctgatcttgggttagttttgcattttcccccaccaatggttaaggttaggattgggtcaggggaagctgatcctagatctgcaccACGGACAAACTTCACTCAGGAGCGTGTTTTACCTGAGGGGACCAGTCCAGACAGGTGACCACGCGATGCTTAGACCAGCGCTCATCCACAAACTGTCTGTTCAGAAACAGCTTGGCCCCAGCTTGGATCTCACTAGGGAACAGCATAGTCACAGTCATAATAATAACGCTGCACTCCTTCCTATGACTAACACAGCGACTGTATTCTGCCTTTACTATTCAGGTGATGCCAAATGGAagaagaagagaaaaaaaaagatcttctctctctacccttcctTCTCCTCCATCTCGCGACCACTGTAGTCGAAGAAGACGTCCACGTGTTGGGACAGGGCCCGCTCCACGATGCGGGTGCTGTGGTCAAAGAAGGTTATGAACTGCTCAGAGTGGAGGATCTGCAGCTTCTCCTCCTCAGTCAGCTCTTGTGGAGGTGCTAGACAGAGACAGTAAAAGTTATGGACAAACAATACAGAGCCATCTAACAGATTGGGGTCGTCTTATTCAAATTatattcggggggggggggggggatcatcaTACAACACTTGGAAGTCAAAATCCCGCCAAAATGGTTGGTAGGATTCTTCAATGAAGATGACATCAAAGAAGTTCAATCGTTAATCGTTTCGCACCACAACTcctaccttcctcctcctctttctggtCTGGTTTCTCCGTTTGGATCTCAAGCACTGGTTGTGGTGGAGcaatttcctcctcctcctcctcctcctcgtcttcctCTGTTGGGTAAAAGGTGGATGATTTCAATTCAACACTACATAAGAAAAAGACTCTGGCAACGCTTCACATTTCATGGTTTATACAAGATTAGTCTTGCCAAATGTGACAGCGGCTAATGACAAACGTTAGAAACCGCAGACGATTTCAATGACAATGGTTTTAAAAAGTGACAATTGATCCTGCAACTCTGTGTCAATGTTTGGTTCATTCCTAATGTCTACAACTAGTCTCCATCTGCAACATAGTTTCTCTTCAACGTGCACACTGAATGGTAAGCAGGCTAGCATGGGTATGGGAATGGAATCATTATGTGCCTCTGCCTCTCATTTGTTTGGTTTGCCAACTCAATGTCACCTCTCTGAAAGGACCTGTGCCTCTAAAGCACTGGAGGTTGTCATTTGTGTGAAGGGGGGGCCCTAGGACCAGACCCCCGCTGTGTCACCCCCCCCTCTCGCTGATAATGAGGCCCAGCTAttcaacagttttttttttttgcacttcTCAGTGTAGCTATCTCCTCCATGTCCCAGCGACAAGTTGCCCCCTTCCATCCAGGCCAGGGTCCGGGGTCAGCGGGACAGAGGACGAGGAGCAGCTGCCCAGGCCCACTCCCATTGGTCCGACCAGCTGACAGGACGGGTGCTAGCCAGATGGCGTTGCTTTGATTGTCTTGTTGGCCTCAGAAAGGTGGCATGAGGATGGCACAGAGGTTTTCCGCCTGACCGCCCCTAGACAAGTCTCTCTGAACGGCAAGCCCGTGCAATTACCGCCCCACCAGGGGGTCCACAGACTGCTATTCAACCTCGGAGAACGTACGACAAAAATACAGCTTGTAGGCCCGACCAGCTGGCAAACCACACACTGGCTCAGACTTTCACACACTAGACAACTCTCCTATCTCAAACAAGCACCTCACCGTCTCCTCTCCATACACGCCCATTCAACGTAGAAATAGATTGTTTACAACGAACACATTCATGTGGATGAGAAAAAAAATGTACAATTGTCTACCTTTTAGAGCTCTAGGTACAGTTCATCTATGACGGCAGCAGCTTTGCACACAACTGTTCCATTTCCACTGAGATCATCTAAAATCAGGGGTGCCAAACTCATTTTTCCCCGGGAGCCGCAGTCGGCCTTCCACGAGGTCTCAAGGGCCCCACTGAAAATTGGTTATATTTCCTCGCCGTCAAATTtagctaaaaaaatatataaattgtcCTCCATCTATAACTTGGGGAATGTTCTATGCTCTCTGGCTGTCAATAGCTTTGATTTCAGTGATAATTAGTAGGCTGGGcacagtcaagaaactgtatgaatgGTCCATTATAATTTATACACAGTTTTGATttggtaaaataca
It includes:
- the LOC129816279 gene encoding dynein, cytoplasmic 1, intermediate chain 2a isoform X2, yielding MSDKSELKAELERKKQRLAQIREEKKRKEDERKKKEADLKKDAAPLDDSDLEKKRRETDALLQSMGITSADVPVVPPPMSPTSKSVGTPSEAGSQDSGDGAVGSRRGPLKLGMAKITHVDFPPKETVSYTKETQTPVTTQQKEEEDEEEEEEEEIAPPQPVLEIQTEKPDQKEEEEAPPQELTEEEKLQILHSEQFITFFDHSTRIVERALSQHVDVFFDYSGREMEEKEGEIQAGAKLFLNRQFVDERWSKHRVVTCLDWSPQYPELLVASYNNNEEAPHEPDGVALVWNMKYKKNTPEYVFHCQSAVMSAAFARFHPNLVVGGTYSGQIVLWDNRSNKRTPVQRTPLSAAAHTHPVYCVNVVGTQNAHNLISISTDGKMCSWSLDMLSQPQDSLELVFKQSKAVAVTSMSFPLGDVNNFAVGSEDGSVYMACRHGSKAGISEMFEGHHGPITGIDCHTATGPVDFSHLFVTSSFDWTVKLWSTKNNKPLYSFEDNSDYVYDVMWSPTHPALFACVDGVGHLDLWNLNNDTEVPTASTTVEGNPALNRVCWAHSGKEIAVGDSDGQILVYDVGEQIAVPRNDEWTRFVRTLAEINENRDDAEELAAQRLSA
- the LOC129816279 gene encoding dynein, cytoplasmic 1, intermediate chain 2a isoform X3, which gives rise to MCVGIMSDKSELKAELERKKQRLAQIREEKKRKEDERKKKEADLKKDAAPLDDSDLEKKRRETDALLQSMGITSADVPVVPPPMSPTSKSVGTPSEAGSQDSGDGAVGSRTLHWDSDPSTLQLHSDSELGRGPLKLGMAKITHVDFPPKETVSYTKETQTPVTTQQKEEEDEEEEEEEEIAPPQPVLEIQTEKPDQKEEEEAPPQELTEEEKLQILHSEQFITFFDHSTRIVERALSQHVDVFFDYSGREMEEKEGEIQAGAKLFLNRQFVDERWSKHRVVTCLDWSPQYPELLVASYNNNEEAPHEPDGVALVWNMKYKKNTPEYVFHCQSAVMSAAFARFHPNLVVGGTYSGQIVLWDNRSNKRTPVQRTPLSAAAHTHPVYCVNVVGTQNAHNLISISTDGKMCSWSLDMLSQPQDSLELVFKQSKAVAVTSMSFPLGDVNNFAVGSEDGSVYMACRHGSKAGISEMFEGHHGPITGIDCHTATGPVDFSHLFVTSSFDWTVKLWSTKNNKPLYSFEDNSDYVYDVMWSPTHPALFACVDGVGHLDLWNLNNDTEVPTASTTVEGNPALNRVCWAHSGKEIAVGDSDGQILVYDVGEQIAVPRNDEWTRFVRTLAEINENRDDAEELAAQRLSA
- the LOC129816279 gene encoding dynein, cytoplasmic 1, intermediate chain 2a isoform X1, whose amino-acid sequence is MSDKSELKAELERKKQRLAQIREEKKRKEDERKKKEADLKKDAAPLDDSDLEKKRRETDALLQSMGITSADVPVVPPPMSPTSKSVGTPSEAGSQDSGDGAVGSRTLHWDSDPSTLQLHSDSELGRGPLKLGMAKITHVDFPPKETVSYTKETQTPVTTQQKEEEDEEEEEEEEIAPPQPVLEIQTEKPDQKEEEEAPPQELTEEEKLQILHSEQFITFFDHSTRIVERALSQHVDVFFDYSGREMEEKEGEIQAGAKLFLNRQFVDERWSKHRVVTCLDWSPQYPELLVASYNNNEEAPHEPDGVALVWNMKYKKNTPEYVFHCQSAVMSAAFARFHPNLVVGGTYSGQIVLWDNRSNKRTPVQRTPLSAAAHTHPVYCVNVVGTQNAHNLISISTDGKMCSWSLDMLSQPQDSLELVFKQSKAVAVTSMSFPLGDVNNFAVGSEDGSVYMACRHGSKAGISEMFEGHHGPITGIDCHTATGPVDFSHLFVTSSFDWTVKLWSTKNNKPLYSFEDNSDYVYDVMWSPTHPALFACVDGVGHLDLWNLNNDTEVPTASTTVEGNPALNRVCWAHSGKEIAVGDSDGQILVYDVGEQIAVPRNDEWTRFVRTLAEINENRDDAEELAAQRLSA